In the genome of Candidatus Hydrogenedentota bacterium, the window GCTGTCCCCGGATGCGCGGATAGCGCCCCACGACATGCCGCCTGCCCTCGACCCTCTGAACTACGAAAACGGTCGCTTGGTCAATCCCTCCGAAGCCGAGGTTGTCTCCGGATGGCAACGCGACCCCGCATGGAAGGCCGAGAAGACCTGCAACTACGGCGGTCCCGTGGATGTGCTTGCCGGCCTTGAACCCGGCGCGGAGTTACGGCTCAAGTTCAATGGTTCGCTCGTGGGCATCTCGGGCATTGCGGGCATGGATGCGGGCGTCATCGAATACAGCATCGACGGCGGCCCTTTCCAGAAAAAGGACCTCTTCGACCACTACTGCACCCGGTTCCACCGTCCCGTATGCCATATCCTCGGCGAGGCTTTCGCAACGGGCGAGCACCAGCTCGTGCTGCGCATTGCCGAAGAACGAAACGAAAAGAGCGAAGGCCATGCCGTGCGCATACTCGATTTCGTCTGCAACTGAGCAGGGCCGGCCGTGCATTGGGCGTCATGACTGGAGATATGGGCGCGCAGAAAGACACGCGTCGCGCCGTATGAGGATATTGAGTCCGAGGCAGATCGCCTGTATCGAGATCGTCAGCCGTTCTTCATGCCAGGGAATCAGGCGGTGAAACGCGCACTGGCATTCGGCCTTCCGGTACTCTTCCTTGTGGCGGCAGCGGTGGTGTTTCTTCTGAATCCGGGATGGCGCAAGGAGGTAATCTTGAAGATGCTGGGTAAACGGACCGTTCTCGAGGTCATCAACCGTATCGGACCCGAGGCTCGAAGCCGCTATCGTCCCCATTTCGAGAACGCGGGTGCGGCTTACCCTCCCCGGAAGATCCTATTGCTGGCGTTCAAAGAAGAACGCCTGCTCGAGGTCTGGGCCGAAAACGGCGGCCATCCCGTGTTCATATGCGAATACCCGATCGTGGGGGCTAGCGGCGGGCCGGGACCTAAGTTGCGCGAGGGAGACCTCCAAGTCCCCGAAGGCAGGTACCGGGTAAGCGGCATGAATCCGAACAGCGCGTTCTACCTGTCGCTCAAGCTGGATTACCCCAATGCTTTCGACAAGCAGCAAGCGGAAGCCGACGGCCGCACAAATCTCGGGGGCGACATCTTTATCCACGGAGGCAGCGCCTCGATCGGGTGTCTGGCCATGGGCGACCGGGCCATCGAGGAACTCTTTGTATTGTCGGCCGACGTGGGACTTGAGAACATCGAGGTGCTGCTCGCCCCCAGCGATCTCCGGCAAGGACAAGCCTTCCCCCGGAATACCGGTCCGGCTTGGGCCAATGCTCTATACGGCGAACTCGCGACTGCCCTCGAACCCTTCCGCCGCGGCGGTCAGGAGGGGCGTTAGTCTCGTAAGAGGCCTGACCTTTCCCAGCAAACTCCGTTCGAGTATACTGCTGCCTCAGGCAGGGAGCATCCGGGGCGGGGTTCTCGCCCCAAGGGCATGAGAACCGGGGTTCTAAGTATGGATACCGAAAAGACTAAGAGCGAGCTTGCGCTTTACGGAGGGCCGCTGGCCGTTACCCTTGCCGGCCATGACCGGTGGCAGAGAATTCCCGTTGAGGCGGCCAAGCGCAGGATAGGCGAACTGCTGGACGAGGGAATCATTACCATCGCCAACGGCGGCGGCGTGATTGGCGAATTCGAACGCGCGTTTCGCGAGATGATCGGCACGAAATTCGCCCTGTGCATGAACAGCGGCACGGCAACGTTGCACAGCGCCTATGTCGCCGCGGGCGTCAAACCCGGCACCGAGGTCCTGCTGCCGAGCTACACATGGCACGCCACCGTCACGCCCGTTTTGCATTGCTCGGCCACGCCCGTTTTCTGCGACATCGAGCCGGATACGCTGGTCATCGACCCCGCCGACGTCGAACGCAAGGTGACCCGCCGGACCCGGGCAATCTGCGTCGTGCATACCTGGGGCAACGTGGTAGACATGGACCCCATCATGGCAATCGCGGAAGCGCACGGGCTTACGGTCATCGAAGACGCGTCGCATGCGCATGGAGCCTCGTACAAGGGACGGCCCGTGGGCGGCATCGGCCATATCGGGTGTTTCAGTCTGCAAGGCCAGAAAGCGGTTACCGGCGGCGAGGCCGGCGTAGCGGTCACAAACGACCCGGAACTGCTTGACCGGATGATCTTGCTCGGGCATTTCGGGCGGATTACCAACGGCGAGGGAAAACGCACCTTCGATCACCTGGGGGACATGGGCTTGGGCACGAAATACCGGGCACATCCGTTCGCGATCGCGTTGGCGCTGGAAACCCTGGAGATGCTGCCTGAGCTGAATGAGGGCAGAACCCGCTGTTACGCCATCCTCAACAACGCATTGCGGGACATCGAAGGCATCGAGGTTATTGACCCTCGGGAAGGCACTAAGCGCGGCGGGTACCTCGAGTTCAAGTTCAAAGTGGCGCGCAACATAGCGAAACGTCTCGACATGGACCGCCTCGAAGAGGCGTTCCAGGCGGAAGGCGCCCCCATCACGCGCGACAGGTATTCGACCACGAACTTCACCTACGGGCTAATCCACCGTTCGCCCCTGTTTACGAGCTTCGATCGGCGGACTCTCGGCGGCTGTTTCTACGACCCTGTGTCGTACCAGGGCCCTCCCGTGGCACCCCCATCGTTGCCGGTTACCGAGGATGTCTGCACCCGGCTGTTCGGATGCTATGCCTTTGTGGATGTGGCCGAGGAGTTTCTGTTGCAGATGGCCGCGGCCGTGCGCAAAGTGATGACCAGTCTGGATCAGTTGAGCTAGAAAAAGCGCGGAAGACGGGATTGACACCAAGGGAAAGAGTGTTTGTTTCCGGTCCCCGCGCAAAACGAGGAGTCAGAAATGTATGCAAGAATGGGAAAAACGGCAATGACCCTTTGCATGGCGCTGTTCTTAGCGACAGGGTGTGCAACGAAACAAGGGTCGCAACCGTTGCCCGAAGACGCTTGGCGCGGACTGCACGTCTATCTTAGCAACCGCGAAGATTTGCCGGTTATGATTCGCGCCCTCGAGGAACAACTGGTCCCGAACGGGCTCAACGCGCTTGTGGTCGAGGTCGATTTCAACTTCCAGTACCAATCTCATCCGGAATTGGCATCGAAATCGGGGATGAACAAGGAAGACGTCCAGCAGCTTCTTGCGGTATGCCGGCGTCTCGGAATCGAACTGATACCCCAGTTCCAGTGTTTCGGCCATCAAGGGAGCCGGCCGAACATCTTTCTGAGCACCTATCCCGATTTGATGGCGCCGCCGAAACCCGATTACAGCGATCCGAACCACTATCATGTCAGCTGGAATCCACTGGACCCGAGAGTGAATGAAATCATCTTTCCGCTCTTCGACGAGCTGATCGAAGCTTTCCGACCAAAGTATTTCCATGTGGGGATGGACGAGGTCATGCTCTTCCCCGACGCGACCACGCCTCATTACAACGGCGAAAGTCCCGCGGAAGTCTTCGCGAAAGCCGCCAACGACTACCACGACTACCTCGTCAAGCAAAAGGGCCTTACGATGATGATGTGGGGCGACCGTCTTATCGACCGGTCGAAGATCCGGTACAACTGGATGGAAAGCAGCAGCAACGGCACCGCGCCCGCCATCGACATGATTCCAAAAGACATCATCATCTGCGACTGGCATTACAACCGCATGGATGATTATCCGTCCGTCGGCTTCTTTCAGGAGAAGGGCTTTCGCGTGTGGCCCGCCACGTGGAAATCCCCTTCGGCCGCGTTGGCCCTTATGGAAAGCGCCGAACGCCAGGCCCAGAAAGACCTTATGATCGGCTACATGTGCACGACCTGGTGTAATCCCGGAGACTTCGCGCGGGCCGTCCTCGGAGAATCCGAAGACGACAAACCCAGCGTGGCAAAACGCGTCGCAGAGACCTTCCAAGTAGTGTCAAGACAGTGGTAACCCGGAAGAGTCGTCTGTGATACGGGAGGTTCTCCCCTCGGGCATGCTATGGCGCGGGTTTAAGGCCCGCCTCCAAGGCAGTTGAGACTCGTGAGGCTGTGGCCAGGCTCGACGAACAAGTTGCTTTGACTCCTGCCCGATGCCCTACGGTACATGTGTCTCTTCCGGCGAAAGTGGGTCTTCGTGTCTGTGCTGCTTGAAGAAATCCCAAATCATCCTCGTTGCGCTGAAATCTTCGTTCTGCTTGCCGACGATGAAAGCCGGCCAAGGTTCCCATCCTCCGGGCCAGGTATGCCCCCCCTGCTGGACCTTGATGTGAACGACTCGTGCCAGACCGTCCTCACCAAGATAAGTCTCCCGTACGGCGGTTGTTCCATCGCCGGGCGCGATGTCCGGCAACGCTTCCGCGACAGGGGTCGCAAGACAACCGTTTTGCTCTGCCCAGAACGCTACCGTTTCGGGGACTGACAGCACTTCGAGCGTCATGCCTGGCCCCGCAAAGACCGAATCCGTGCTGTAAGGCACCAAGGGGTCGGCGTCGCCGTGAATGACCATCATGGGCATATGGTTGCCCGGCCTGCAGGTCTCCGCGCTCTCCCGGATAAAGGTCGCCATTACTGGCGCCGCTGCTGCGAACGTCTCCGGATGCTCACACGCGAGCTTGTGAACAAGAAACCCGCCGTTCGACGCGCCGGTAAGATAAACGCGCGACCGGTCGATGACATGAATCGCAGCGATATCCTCAATGACCGCGAGAACAAACGCGGCGTCGTCAGGGTCGGCCCCCGGACGAAAGCTGAAGCGGCGGGACTTGCCGTTTGGATAGGCCACCAGAAAACTCTCGCTATCCGCCAACGCGTTCAAGCCGGTCATCTTTGCCATCCACGCCCCGGTTTCCGTGAAGCGGTGCAGCGCGATGATGAGCGGCGCCCCGGTTGACGCATCCGTGCTGATCGGGACGTGGAGGTAGTAGGAACGCGTGTCGCCGCCAAACGCTATCCGGCGCAACTCGAGGCCTTCGGTCATGCCGCAGCTCATGAGCGTCGCGCAGGCAAACGACGCGAGAACGGCAACCATGAGAAAGAGCAGCAGGCGGCCGGAGCGTCTGCGCGGCAGGTATGTGGATACTGTTCTGAAAAAGCCGCTCATCTGTATGCTTCGTCCCACTCGCTCAATTCCCTGCGCCATCCTCACCAAAGGCCTTCTCCGCGCGAACCCGGCACTCGGGCCCCGTGCAGCCGCCGCTCTCCGTCATACGCCATTGGCCTTCTTCCAACACATAGAAATATTCGATAGCTCCATAGACGGGTTTCCCCGACGCGCCGTTCCCGCGCGTGAAAACCGTGATCTTGCCCCATACGGCGCCGAAAAGCGGCAGAGTCCTGCCCGCGCTCGCTTCGAGGGATACCTGTGTTCCACATGGTACGCCTTCGGACATCGTATGCGCACGGATAATAGTTGCGGCTTCAGTATTTAGAGACTTTGTCAGGTTCCGTGTTTCCATGATGTGATACGCCCAAGCAGATAACAACATGATAATCGCGAAAAGACCGGTTACCAAACGGGCGTATCCCTTCACTTCATCTCCTCGGTGTGCGACAACGCGGTGCTACCACGCGCCATTCGCAGCCGCAGCCCGGAACTCGCACATGGTATGCGGCTTCAAGAGCCCTCCAAACGTTCATTTACAACT includes:
- a CDS encoding L,D-transpeptidase family protein; translated protein: MKRALAFGLPVLFLVAAAVVFLLNPGWRKEVILKMLGKRTVLEVINRIGPEARSRYRPHFENAGAAYPPRKILLLAFKEERLLEVWAENGGHPVFICEYPIVGASGGPGPKLREGDLQVPEGRYRVSGMNPNSAFYLSLKLDYPNAFDKQQAEADGRTNLGGDIFIHGGSASIGCLAMGDRAIEELFVLSADVGLENIEVLLAPSDLRQGQAFPRNTGPAWANALYGELATALEPFRRGGQEGR
- a CDS encoding PHB depolymerase family esterase; translation: MGRSIQMSGFFRTVSTYLPRRRSGRLLLFLMVAVLASFACATLMSCGMTEGLELRRIAFGGDTRSYYLHVPISTDASTGAPLIIALHRFTETGAWMAKMTGLNALADSESFLVAYPNGKSRRFSFRPGADPDDAAFVLAVIEDIAAIHVIDRSRVYLTGASNGGFLVHKLACEHPETFAAAAPVMATFIRESAETCRPGNHMPMMVIHGDADPLVPYSTDSVFAGPGMTLEVLSVPETVAFWAEQNGCLATPVAEALPDIAPGDGTTAVRETYLGEDGLARVVHIKVQQGGHTWPGGWEPWPAFIVGKQNEDFSATRMIWDFFKQHRHEDPLSPEETHVP
- a CDS encoding DegT/DnrJ/EryC1/StrS family aminotransferase codes for the protein MDTEKTKSELALYGGPLAVTLAGHDRWQRIPVEAAKRRIGELLDEGIITIANGGGVIGEFERAFREMIGTKFALCMNSGTATLHSAYVAAGVKPGTEVLLPSYTWHATVTPVLHCSATPVFCDIEPDTLVIDPADVERKVTRRTRAICVVHTWGNVVDMDPIMAIAEAHGLTVIEDASHAHGASYKGRPVGGIGHIGCFSLQGQKAVTGGEAGVAVTNDPELLDRMILLGHFGRITNGEGKRTFDHLGDMGLGTKYRAHPFAIALALETLEMLPELNEGRTRCYAILNNALRDIEGIEVIDPREGTKRGGYLEFKFKVARNIAKRLDMDRLEEAFQAEGAPITRDRYSTTNFTYGLIHRSPLFTSFDRRTLGGCFYDPVSYQGPPVAPPSLPVTEDVCTRLFGCYAFVDVAEEFLLQMAAAVRKVMTSLDQLS
- a CDS encoding family 20 glycosylhydrolase; the encoded protein is MYARMGKTAMTLCMALFLATGCATKQGSQPLPEDAWRGLHVYLSNREDLPVMIRALEEQLVPNGLNALVVEVDFNFQYQSHPELASKSGMNKEDVQQLLAVCRRLGIELIPQFQCFGHQGSRPNIFLSTYPDLMAPPKPDYSDPNHYHVSWNPLDPRVNEIIFPLFDELIEAFRPKYFHVGMDEVMLFPDATTPHYNGESPAEVFAKAANDYHDYLVKQKGLTMMMWGDRLIDRSKIRYNWMESSSNGTAPAIDMIPKDIIICDWHYNRMDDYPSVGFFQEKGFRVWPATWKSPSAALALMESAERQAQKDLMIGYMCTTWCNPGDFARAVLGESEDDKPSVAKRVAETFQVVSRQW